TGATCGACCGCGACCTCACCGTGATGGCGCTGCCGCTCGCCGCCCGGAATGCGCCGGTCGCTTTCATCGCGATGATCGGCGGCCTTTCCGCCGCGACCGCCATGGTGGTGGTCGAATCGGTGGCGCTTTCCGTCATGGCGTCGAACAACCTCGTCCTGCCGCTGCTGCTGCGCATCGGCCGCTGGCGCAACGGCCGGGCGCGCCCGCTCGTCGAAGGCGAGGCGGGATTGCGCATCCTGCGGGTGCGCCGCGCCGCAATTCTCGTCGTCCTTCTCCTGTCGTTCTTCTATTACCGCCTGACGGGAGAAACCCTGCTCGCCTCGATCGGCATTCTCTCCTTCGCCTGCGTCGCGCAATTCGGACCCGCTTTCGTCGGAGCCCTGCTGTGGCGGCGCGGCACCGCGCTCGGCGCCATCGCCGGGCTCATCACCGGCGTCGTCGTCTGGGTCTTCACATTGCTCATTCCCTCGATCGACGCCGGCCTCGCCGCTCATCCCGCGGCGGCGGCGTCCGCCACGTTCAAGGGACAGATGGACACGCTCGTCCATGGCGTGTTCTGGAGCCTTACCGCCAATAGTCTGGCCTATGTCGTCTTTTCCCTGGCGCGGCGTCCAACCCCGATCGAGCGCCTCCAGGCCGAAATTTTCGTCGGCAAGAACGCCGCGCCCATGGCCCAGGCCTTCCGCCTCTGGCGCGCCAGCGTCCAGGCGTCGGAGGTCGAAACGACGGTCGCCCGCTATCTCGGCGCGCATCGCACGCGCGAGGCTTTCGAAGCCTTCTTCGCCGGCCGCGGCCAGACCTATGACCCGCGCGCCGAAGCCGACATCCATCTGATGCGGATCGCGGAGCATCTCCTCGCTTCGGCGATCGGCGCAGCCTCGGCGCGCCTCGTGCTGTCGCTGCTGCTCAAGCGGCGGAACGTTTCGAGCGCGGCGGCGATACGGCTGGTGGACGACGCCTCCGCCGCCCTGCTCTACAACCGCGACATGCTGCAGCACGCGCTGGATTTCACCCGCCAGGGCATTTCCGTGTTCGACGCCGATTTGCGCCTGACCTGCTGGAACCGGGAATTCCGCGACATGTTCAGCCTGCCCGCCCATTTCGCGCGCAACGGCGTGGCCCTCGACGACATCCTCCGCTTCAACGCCGAGCGCGGCCTTTACGGCGAGGGCGCGGTTGACGAACTGGTCCTTGCGCGCCTCGAACGCCTGACCAATTCGGAGCCGTTTCGCGTAAGGCTCACGCATTCCGGCAAGGCGATCGAGACGCGCTCGGCGCGCATGCCCGACGGCGGCCTCGTCGTCACCTACACCGACGTCACCGACCAATTCGCCGCCGAACAGGCGCTCGAAGCCTCCAAGGAATCCCTGGAGCAGCGCGTGCGCGAACGCACCGAGGAACTGACCCGCCTCAACGAGGAGCTGGCGCGCGCCAAGGCCGACGCCGAACGCGCCAATATTTCCAAGACCCGCTTTCTCGCCGCGGCCGGCCACGACATCCTGCAGCCGCTCAACGCCGCGCGACTCTATGCCGCGACCATGCTGCAGCGCGCCGCCGCCGGCGCGCCCTCCGCCGAGACCGGGGCGCTCGCGCGCAATGTCGACAGCGCGCTCGAGGCGGTGGAGGACATTTTTTCCGCTCTGCTCGAAATGTCGCGGCTCGACGCCGGCGCGATGAAGGTCGAATTGAGCAATTTCCGGGTGGACGAACTCTTCCGCCAGCTAAAAATCGAATTCGCGCCGCTTGCCGAAAAGAAGGGGCTGAAACTTATTTTCACGCCCTGCTCGCTCGCTGTGCGCTCCGACAGGCGCCTGTTGCGCCGACTGTTGCAGAATCTGGTTTCGAACGCGGTCAAATATACCCGCTCCGGCCGGGTGCTGGTCGGCGCGCGGCGCCTGCGCGGCAAGGTCCGCATCGAGGTCTGGGACACCGGCTTGGGGATTCCGCGCGAAAAGCAGAAAAGCGTGTTCCGCGAATTCGAGCGGCTCGACGCGGGCGGCGCCGAACCCGGCCTCGGCCTCGGCCTCTCCATCGTCGAGCGCATGGCCCGCGTGCTCGCGCACCCGCTCGCGCTACGGTCGTCGCCCGGAAAAGGCTCGGTCTTCACCGTCACGGCGCCGTTCGGCGCGCCGCCGCCGCATGTCTCGGCCCGCGACGCCCCGGCCGCCGCGCCACGCCAGTCGCAGCTCGTCGACATGGCCGTCCTCGCCATCGACAACGATCCCTTGATCGTGGACGGGATGCGCGCGCTGCTGGCGTCCTGGGGCTGCGTCCCGATCGTCGCGACGAGCCAGCGCGAAGCGATCGCCGAGCTTGCGCGCCAGAAGCGGACGCCCGACGCCATTCTCGCCGATTATCACCTCGACGAGGGCGACGGCGTGGACGCCATCGTCGCCTTGCGCTGGCGATTCGGCGCCTCCGTTCCCGCCGCTTTGATCACCGCCGACCGCTCGGAGGAGATGCGGGCGCGGGCGCGGGAGAAGGACGTCATGGTGATCAACAAGCCACTCAAGCCGGCGACATTGCGCGCGCTCCTGGCGCAGTGGCGGGCTGCGGCCGCGACTCCGACGCCGGGCTGACCGCGGCGGGCGACCGCAACCCGGGATCGGACGCGAAGCGCGCCTCGACCTCGGCGTGAAAAGCGCAGATGCGCGGCGCGATCTCCTTGCGGAAGCGCGAGCCGTTGAACACGCCGTAATGGCCGACGTCCTTCTGCAGGTAATGCATGCGCAAGCCGTCGGGGATGTTGCAGCAGAGGTCCTGCGCCGCCTCGGTCTGGCCGACGCCCGAAATGTCGTCCTTCTCGCCCTCGACCGTCATCAGGCCGACCCGCCTGATGGCGCAGGGGTCCACCGGATGGCCGCGGTGAGTCATCACGCCGCGCGGCAATTCGTGGTGGACGAACACCTTGTCGATGGTCTGGAGATAGAATTCCGCTGTCAGATCCATGACCGCGAGATATTCGTCGTAGAATTCGCGATGCTTTACCGCCGAATCGCCGTCGCCCTTGATGAGATGGTTGAACATGTCGACATGGGCGTTGACATGGCGGTCCAAATTCATCGCCATGAAGCCGGAGAGCTGGAGAAAGCCGGGATAGACCTCGCGGCCGGCGCCCGGATAGGGGAAGGGCGCGACATGGATGCAATTGCGCCGGAACCATTGCGATCCGCGTTTCTCGGCGACCTTATTGACCGCGGTTGGGCTGCGGCGGGTGTCGATCGGGCCGCCCATCAGGGTCATGGAGGCCGGAACATGGGGGTCCTTTTCGGCCTCCATGCGCGCGACCGCCGCGAGCGCCGGGACCGAGGGCTGACAGACCGCGAGAAGATGGACCGGCGGCGCGCCGGCGACATCGAGGAATTCGCACATTTCGACGACATAATCGATATAATCGTCGAGATCGAAGCGCCCGGCGCTCAGCGGAACCAGCCGCGCGTCAACCCAGTCGGTAACGAAGACGTCATGGGTCGGCAGGAACGTCTCGACCGTGCCCCGCAACAGAGTCGCATAATGGCCCGACATCGGCGCGACAATCAGCAGGCGCGACTGGCGCGGCGTGCGCGGCGGCAGATGGCGCCGGAAATGCCGCAGTTGGCAGAAGGGGCGAACCCAGACGATCTCCTCCTCGACCGCGACCGCCTTGCCGTTGACGATTGTCTTGTCGAGGCCGAAGGCCGGCTTGCCGTAACGGCGGGTCAAGCGTTCGAACAGTTCCGCCGACGCCGCGAGATTGCGGCCGAGGGGCGTGTAGGCCATCGGGTTGGCCGGGTTCTTGAACGTCAGCCGGGTCAGATCCGAGAGGGCGCGCGCAGGCGCCATCGCCAGATGCGCCATCTCGTAGAAATGATAGGCATAATGGTTCATTTTTCCGCCTCGCCGCCTGGCCGCCGCAACTCAATGCGGCTCGAAGTTACACAAACCGGAATTACCGTTGGAGTTTCCGCAGGAATTTCGGAGCGAGAACCTGACAGGATATGGTAAATCCACTGATCCGGCAAACAAAGTTGGCGACGATTGCCCTCATATTTAAGTAGGATAAGGCGGGCCGGATTACCACTGCCGCGCCTTGCATAGGCAAAATGGCGGTCTTGCGCCGCCAGGGAAACGCCTGTCCTCTGGCGATGACGCGCGGCCCGAGATAGGATGGCTCGCAGGCTCCAGGAGCGCCTCATGTCGCAAATCAAGGTCGCCATCGTTCCCGTCACCCCGTTTCAGCAGAATTGCACGATTCTGATGTGCGAAACGACGGCAAACGCTGCCGTGGTCGATCCGGGGGGCGACGTGCCGCTGATCCGCCGCGCGATCGAGCAGACGGGCGCCAAGGTCGAAAAGATCTTCCTGACCCATGGCCACGCCGACCACGCCGGCGGCGCCGCGGAGCTTCGCGACCTGCTCGGCGTGCCGATCGAGGGCCCGCATATCGCCGACAAATTCCTGCTCGACGGCCTCGAAGACGCCTCGAAGCTGTTCGGCTTTCGCTGTCGCAACGTCTCGCCGGACCGCTGGCTCGCCGACGGCGACCAGGTCGCGTTCGGCGACGCCCGCCTCGACATCCGCCATTGCCCGGGGCACACCCCGGGCAGCGTGGTTTACGTCAACGAGCCCATGCAGTTCTGCCTCGTCGGCGACGTGCTGTTCGAGGGCTCGATCGGCCGCACCGACCTGCCGGGCGGCGATTACGCCACATTGATGCGCTCGATCGACGAAAAGATTCTCACGCTCAGCGACGGCATGACCTTCATCAGCGGCCACGGGCCGCTGAGCACCATCGGCGCCGAAAGGCTGCATAATCCCTACCTGCAAAGACAAGCCTGAGCACGCGGTTTTCCGCGTGCTCGGCAGGAATGTGTCCCAGGAATGTGTCCTATGTCTCTTCGTTCCCTCCTCGTTCATCTCAACAGCGGCGAAAGATCGAAGGTCCGGCTGAATACAGCCGCCGATCTCGCCCGATCCCACGGCGCCCGCCTCACCGGCCTGTTCGCGGAAGTCGCCGCGCCCGATGGGGATGACGGGCCGCCGCCCGATCCCGCGCAAGCCGCCGCCGCCAGCCGCGAGGCTTTCGTCGAGGCGACCAAGGGACTCAACGCCGAATGGATCGCTCTCGATCGCGGCGACGACGACGCGACCGTCAAGACGACCACCGATTTCGCGCGCCATTTCGACCTGATCGTCATCGGCCAGCGCCGCCCCGACAATTCCCGGCTGCCGCCGGATTTCGCGGAGCATCTGATCGTCAACAGCGGCCGTCCCGTCCTGGTTCTACCCTATTCCGGGGATTTTCCGACCGTCGGAAAGCGGCCGATCTTCGCCTGGTCGAACTCAGG
This genomic interval from Candidatus Rhodoblastus alkanivorans contains the following:
- a CDS encoding universal stress protein translates to MSLRSLLVHLNSGERSKVRLNTAADLARSHGARLTGLFAEVAAPDGDDGPPPDPAQAAAASREAFVEATKGLNAEWIALDRGDDDATVKTTTDFARHFDLIVIGQRRPDNSRLPPDFAEHLIVNSGRPVLVLPYSGDFPTVGKRPIFAWSNSGPSARGFADGMMLVAPRAEALVVGLHQANDTTGATDQKESLRLAINHLAAHEICAKPEQLTLSDIGLMDALLNHAMEHSADLLVIGAFGGGGYPLFSRGSGSRYMLRHMTAPVLFSH
- a CDS encoding MBL fold metallo-hydrolase, which produces MSQIKVAIVPVTPFQQNCTILMCETTANAAVVDPGGDVPLIRRAIEQTGAKVEKIFLTHGHADHAGGAAELRDLLGVPIEGPHIADKFLLDGLEDASKLFGFRCRNVSPDRWLADGDQVAFGDARLDIRHCPGHTPGSVVYVNEPMQFCLVGDVLFEGSIGRTDLPGGDYATLMRSIDEKILTLSDGMTFISGHGPLSTIGAERLHNPYLQRQA
- a CDS encoding polyhydroxyalkanoate depolymerase, whose product is MNHYAYHFYEMAHLAMAPARALSDLTRLTFKNPANPMAYTPLGRNLAASAELFERLTRRYGKPAFGLDKTIVNGKAVAVEEEIVWVRPFCQLRHFRRHLPPRTPRQSRLLIVAPMSGHYATLLRGTVETFLPTHDVFVTDWVDARLVPLSAGRFDLDDYIDYVVEMCEFLDVAGAPPVHLLAVCQPSVPALAAVARMEAEKDPHVPASMTLMGGPIDTRRSPTAVNKVAEKRGSQWFRRNCIHVAPFPYPGAGREVYPGFLQLSGFMAMNLDRHVNAHVDMFNHLIKGDGDSAVKHREFYDEYLAVMDLTAEFYLQTIDKVFVHHELPRGVMTHRGHPVDPCAIRRVGLMTVEGEKDDISGVGQTEAAQDLCCNIPDGLRMHYLQKDVGHYGVFNGSRFRKEIAPRICAFHAEVEARFASDPGLRSPAAVSPASESRPQPATAPGARAMSPA
- a CDS encoding NahK/ErcS family hybrid sensor histidine kinase/response regulator, producing MALNWINISATLLYFLVLLGLAVYGDRRAARFTGDRTRRLVYVLGLCVYCTSWTFFGSVGLASTNGLDFLPIYIGPMLVFGFGWPLVARVARTARAQNTTSIADFLAARYGKSEAVAAVAAVIAVIGVLPYIALQLKAISATLMIGFGHATPFAPAPASDWPDRLALGVAILLALFAMAFGTRRVDAGEHQNGLMVTIAAESMAKLLAFLVVGGFVVWGMFGGLGDLFQRAAVTPGIRAVLTAPPDLAVWTTLTLLSSGAMLFLPRQFHVAIVENRDENDIKTAAVVFPLYLLAINFFVVPLAVAGLLKFPIVIDRDLTVMALPLAARNAPVAFIAMIGGLSAATAMVVVESVALSVMASNNLVLPLLLRIGRWRNGRARPLVEGEAGLRILRVRRAAILVVLLLSFFYYRLTGETLLASIGILSFACVAQFGPAFVGALLWRRGTALGAIAGLITGVVVWVFTLLIPSIDAGLAAHPAAAASATFKGQMDTLVHGVFWSLTANSLAYVVFSLARRPTPIERLQAEIFVGKNAAPMAQAFRLWRASVQASEVETTVARYLGAHRTREAFEAFFAGRGQTYDPRAEADIHLMRIAEHLLASAIGAASARLVLSLLLKRRNVSSAAAIRLVDDASAALLYNRDMLQHALDFTRQGISVFDADLRLTCWNREFRDMFSLPAHFARNGVALDDILRFNAERGLYGEGAVDELVLARLERLTNSEPFRVRLTHSGKAIETRSARMPDGGLVVTYTDVTDQFAAEQALEASKESLEQRVRERTEELTRLNEELARAKADAERANISKTRFLAAAGHDILQPLNAARLYAATMLQRAAAGAPSAETGALARNVDSALEAVEDIFSALLEMSRLDAGAMKVELSNFRVDELFRQLKIEFAPLAEKKGLKLIFTPCSLAVRSDRRLLRRLLQNLVSNAVKYTRSGRVLVGARRLRGKVRIEVWDTGLGIPREKQKSVFREFERLDAGGAEPGLGLGLSIVERMARVLAHPLALRSSPGKGSVFTVTAPFGAPPPHVSARDAPAAAPRQSQLVDMAVLAIDNDPLIVDGMRALLASWGCVPIVATSQREAIAELARQKRTPDAILADYHLDEGDGVDAIVALRWRFGASVPAALITADRSEEMRARAREKDVMVINKPLKPATLRALLAQWRAAAATPTPG